The genomic DNA GGCGGCGAGCTCCTCGCCGCGCTTCGGCGTGCGCGCGACGCGCGAGTCGAGCACGGCGAGCTCGCCCTCGACGTTGGCGAGCTGCGTGCGCAGCGTGGCGATCTGCTGCTGCGCGCCGAGCACGAGGGCGCTGTGCGACGTGCCGAGGCTCGTCGAGCCCGCGACCGCCGCTTCGAGCGCCTCGATCTGGCGGCGGAGCGCGATGACGGTCGGGTGCTCGTCGGTGTGGACGGCGAGCTCGGCGTCGTAGCGCTGGCGGAGCGCCGCGAGTCGCGCCTCGGGCGAGTTGGGATCGTTCGTCGCGGGCAGCGTCGCGATGCGCGCCTCCGCGTCCATGATCTGCACTTCGAGCGACTGCTTCTGCTGCTGCAGGCGCTCGAGCTTCTGCAGGTTCGCGCCGAGCTCGCTCGGCAGCTCGCCGCGGTACTGCTCGTTGAACTCGGCGATGGCGCGGTTCTGCTCGCGCAGCAGCTCCTCCGAGCGCTTGAGCTCCTGTCGCAGGAAGCGGCTGATCTCCTCCGCGCGCTCCATCCGCGACTGGATGCCCGCCTCGAGGAAGAGGCCGGCGAGGCGGTTCGCGACCGCGGCCGCGACCTTCGGATCGTCGGCCTCGTACGAGATCATGTAGACGCGCGCCGTCTCGCCCGTGTTGTGGCGCTGCCCGCCCTGGGCCTGGATCGTGATCTTCGAGCGCATGGTGCCGACGACTTCCTCGAGCGGCATCTGCGCCCGCATGTCGCCGTAGAGCTCGAACTCCTCGATCAGCGCGACGAGCTTCTGGCGCGACAGCACCTCGCTCACCATCGCGTTGAGCCGCGAGAACGGGTCCTCGGGCACGGTCGTGCGGACGAACTCCTGCGGGATCTGCTGACTCGCGACGAGGATCGACGCCTTCGCGACGTAGACGGGCTTCCAGGTGGCCACGAGGAACGCCGTGACGCCGACCCCCACGAGCGCGCCGAGGCAGATCCAGCGCCAGTGGCGCGTGAGGATCCCCATCGGGTCGCGGAGGAAGTCGGGTACGCCGCCGCCGCCCTCGAGGTCCTGCTCGTCGATCGCCATGTGCTTCCTCGGGTCGCCTACTTCGCGCCGCGCGGCGGCTTGCGCGGCCCCGCGTCGGGCCCGTAGTAGCCGTAGTTCTTCGCGTGACGCGTCGGGCGGGAGTCGTTCATGAAGGTGCCGAGCAGCTTCCCGGCCGGGATCGTCGCGACCATGGTCCGGAAGGCCTCCCGCTTCGTGCGGCGCGAGCGCGCGACCGCGACGGCCCCGCCGACGTGCGGGAAGAGCAGCTCGGTGTCGGGCACGAGCATGAGCGGCGCCGTGTCGATCACGATGATGTCGTAGCGCCGCTCGAGCTCGCGCAGCACGGCTCCCACGCGGGGCTCGGCCAGCTCGCGGTGCGGCTCGAGCAGCGGGTGCGCCGTCGGGTAGACGTCGAGCGCGGCGAGGTCGGTCCGCAGGCGGACGTCGTCGAGGTCGGCGTCGCCGGCGAGCAGCGACTCGAGGCCGGCGCGCGGCTCGATGCCGAGCGCGCGCGCGACGTTCGGCCGCCGCAGATCGAGGTCGACGAGCGCGGTCGTCCGCCCCCCCGCCATCGACGCGTAGGCGAGGGCCAGGTTGCACGCGGTCGTCGTCTTGCCCTCGTGGCGGAGCGCACTCACGACCATGACGCTCTTGATGTGTCGCGCCTCGAGCTCGCGCGCGAGGCGGATCGCGAAGTGGCGGTAGGACTCGGCGCGCGGGTCGTCGCCCTC from Myxococcota bacterium includes the following:
- a CDS encoding AAA family ATPase produces the protein MGEIADALRRAREDGVAAPKRRTAEEREPVYARAADREAPSGDAPEAAPVEASAPADATLETPKRCDVEIPRDRRGAWAARAVIVEGDDPRAESYRHFAIRLARELEARHIKSVMVVSALRHEGKTTTACNLALAYASMAGGRTTALVDLDLRRPNVARALGIEPRAGLESLLAGDADLDDVRLRTDLAALDVYPTAHPLLEPHRELAEPRVGAVLRELERRYDIIVIDTAPLMLVPDTELLFPHVGGAVAVARSRRTKREAFRTMVATIPAGKLLGTFMNDSRPTRHAKNYGYYGPDAGPRKPPRGAK